The sequence below is a genomic window from Rhodococcus sp. 4CII.
CACCTCTTCGACCGGGAGGGCGCCGCGGCTCGCGGGCTCGTAACCGGCCGCCCCCTTGTGCACGCCGTACACCGAATCCAGTCCGGGAACACCGGACTGCACGCGGATTGCCTGAAAACCCTTCTCCCGCGTGGCGTCGACGGAGTCGAGCAGCGCGGGCACGTCCCATCCGGTGGCGTGGGTGTAGGACAGGATGCGGTCACGGACCGCGCCACCGAGCAACTGGTAGACGGGCTGTCCCAGGGTCTTGCCCTTGATGTCCCAGAGGGCGACGTCGACGGCGCCGATCGCGGCCATCGTGACCGGTCCGCGGCGCCAGTACACGCCGCGGTAGAGGTACTGCCAGGTGTCCTCGATTCGCGTCGCGTCACGCCCGATCAGCAAGGGAGCGACATGATCTCGAAGATACGACGCGACCGACAGCTCGCGGCCGTTGAGCGTGGCGTCGCCGTATCCGACGACGCCGTCCGCGGTGGTGATCTTGAGGGTGACGAAGTTGCGGGTGGGACTGCAGACCAGCACGTCCGCAGAGATGATCTTGTCGGTCATGCTCGTGTTCCTTTCGAGCCGACGGCAGGAGCGACGACGTTGCGCAGTTGCTCGCCGCGGGACAGTCGAGTGATGTTGCCGGCGATGTCGTCGACGCGGCCGAGGAAAGTCTGTCGCGACACTCCGGAAGAGTGCGGTGTCATCAGGATGTTGGGAAGCTCGGAGAACGGCAGGGCGCTGGGCGTCCCGCGACCGTCGGTATCGGGGTAGTCGTACCAGACGTCGATGGCCGCAGCCGCGATGGTCGACGAGGACAGTGCGTCGAACAGCGCCTGCTCCTGGACGAGCGGTCCGCGCCCGACGTTGATCAGCACGCCGTCGCTGCCGAGTGCGCGCAATTCTTCGGCGCCGATCATGCCCCGTGTTCGGTCGTCGAGCGGTGCGGACACGACGACCACGTCGGAGTCGCGCATCAAGCGATCGAGTTGGGACGCGTCGGCGGCCCACTCCAACCCCGCAATCGCGGCGTCGACGTTGCCGCGGCCGGTTACAGCCGAACCCGTCGCGCCGAACGCGCGGAACAGTTTCCAGGTGGTCGCACCGATGTGCCCGAACCCCACGAAGCCCACCCGCGCAGCCTGCAGGGAATTCGATTGGGTGAGGCGGTCGTCATACACCGAGGTGGCCCAGACGCCGCCCCGCAGCGCCTC
It includes:
- a CDS encoding 2-hydroxyacid dehydrogenase; the encoded protein is MKIIVADRNLIPHRSRLEAAVPPDARLSWHDGFDEAALAEDLRDADVYVGGRFTPSMASSAERLRLVHVAGAGTDNIAFDALAPDTLVANTFHHEQSIAEYVAAAAVMLRRGVLAQDEALRGGVWATSVYDDRLTQSNSLQAARVGFVGFGHIGATTWKLFRAFGATGSAVTGRGNVDAAIAGLEWAADASQLDRLMRDSDVVVVSAPLDDRTRGMIGAEELRALGSDGVLINVGRGPLVQEQALFDALSSSTIAAAAIDVWYDYPDTDGRGTPSALPFSELPNILMTPHSSGVSRQTFLGRVDDIAGNITRLSRGEQLRNVVAPAVGSKGTRA